A single genomic interval of Lathyrus oleraceus cultivar Zhongwan6 chromosome 7, CAAS_Psat_ZW6_1.0, whole genome shotgun sequence harbors:
- the LOC127103755 gene encoding uncharacterized protein LOC127103755, which yields MDPIKYIFGKPALTDRISRWQMLLSEYDIQYVAQKANKGSVLANHLAHQPIEDHQPLKFDFSDEDIMFVKDSETPEYGKGPESNEQWTLMFDGASNAIGHGIGEVLMSPKNFHLPFTTKLCFTYTNNMVEYEACILGLEEAIELKIKVHEVFGDSVLVIHQIRGDWETRHANLIPYQDYVLKLLPKFDKIIFYHIPREENQMEDALVTLASMYRLIWPNHQPNIEIRRFDEPAHCLATAEESDDKP from the coding sequence ATGGAccccatcaagtacatatttggGAAACCAGCTCTTACCGACAGAATTTcccgatggcagatgttgttatcagaatacgaTATCCAATATGTTGCGCAAAAGGCCAACAAGGGAAGTGTACTAGCAAATCATCTTGCTCACCAACCGATAGAGGATCACCAACCTTTAAAGTTTGATTTCTCAGACGAGGACATCATGTTTGTCAAAGATTCTGAGACCCCTGAATATGGTAAGGGACCTGAatcaaatgaacaatggactcTCATGTTCGATGGTGCCTCTAATGCTATAGGTCATGGGATTGGGGAAGTgttgatgtctcccaagaattttCATCTACCATTCACTACAAAGCTCTGCTTCACTTACACGAACAacatggttgagtatgaagcctgcATATTAGGGCtagaagaagctattgagttgaagatTAAAGTCCATGAGGTATTCGGAGATTCTGTTCTAGTGATACACCAAATTAGAggtgattgggaaacaagacatgctaacctaattccataccAGGATTACGTGCTGAAATTACTCCCAAAATTTGACAAAATCATTTtctatcatattcctcgagaagagaatcagatggaAGATGCTCTGGTAACCTTGGCTTCCATGTACAGGTTAATATGGCCTAACCATCAGCCTAATATTGAAATCAGGCGTTTTGACGAACCTGCTCATTGTCTGGCAACAGCAGAAGAGTCGGATGATAAACCCTAG